Proteins encoded together in one Camarhynchus parvulus chromosome 12, STF_HiC, whole genome shotgun sequence window:
- the FAM3D gene encoding protein FAM3D yields MRVTSVIRAVVLLLTLLGTWFLMQTYFQHSWRAISLRSWLGASKKPSSEKLPRHKCGNQKSCPQNYFAFKIISGAANVVGPSICFEDLVLMSSVKNNIGRGLNIALVNGTTGKLLKTDAFDMYSGDVTKLQTFLQGIKRGTLVLTASYDDAATKMNAKVRAYFTELGSSHVGTLGFRDNWVFLGAKGLMNKSPFEKHIKNDKETNKYEGWPELLEMEGCAPRKMD; encoded by the exons ATGCGGGTAACAA GTGTGATCCGGGCCgtggtgctgctcctcaccctgctgggcACCTGGTTCCTCATGCAGACCTacttccagcacagctggagagcCATCAGCCTGCGCAGCTGGCTCG GTGCCTCGAAGAAGCCCAGCA GTGAGAAGCTGCCCCGGCACAAATGTGGGAACCAGAAGAGCTGCCCCCAGAATTATTTTGCCTTCAAGATCATCAGTGGTGCTGCAAATGTGGTGGGACCCTCGATCTGCTTTGAAGACTTGGT cCTCATGAGCAGCGTGAAAAACAACATTGGCAGAGGCCTGAACATTGCACTGGTGAATG GAACAACTGGGAAGCTCCTGAAAACCGATGCCTTCGACATGTACTCTGGAG atGTTACCAAGCTGCAGACCTTCCTCCAAGGGATCAAGCGTGGCACCCTTGTGCTCACAGCAAGCTACGACGATGCTGCCACAAA GATGAATGCCAAAGTGCGGGCGTATTTCAcggagctgggcagcagccacgTGGGCACGCTGGGATTCCGGGACAACTGGGTCTTCCTGGGAGCAAAAGGGCTGATGAACAAGAGCCCCTTTGAAAAG cacatTAAAAATGATAAAGAGACAAATAAATACGAGGGCTGGCCTGAGCTGTTGGAGATGGAGGGCTGTGCCCCCAGGAAGATGGACTAG